From a single Miscanthus floridulus cultivar M001 chromosome 8, ASM1932011v1, whole genome shotgun sequence genomic region:
- the LOC136471332 gene encoding uncharacterized protein: protein MQDPRDDDFSAPKLHKKKVVYRPLPSGQLKGEPELLRREVPQSSGMVQKPPKRSLKVEPHTSPSDRGTPDSLPESGPTDEYRALRRKYLMLEEENFALDKELSMEEEEMKALEDEKLALLDQLVVLEGLVEPSQLQSQRRP from the coding sequence ATGCAAGACCCAAGGGATGATGATTTCTCAGCGCCGAAGTTGCATAAGAAGAAGGTTGTCTACCGGCCACTGCCATCAGGCCAGCTCAAGGGTGAACCTGAACTGCTGAGGAGAGAGGTTCCACAGTCATCAGGCATGGTCCAAAAGCCACCCAAAAGAAGCTTGAAGGTTGAACCTCACACGTCCCCTTCTGACAGAGGGACTCCAGATTCCCTGCCGGAATCTGGTCCTACCGATGAATACCGGGCGTTACGGAGGAAGTACCTGATGCTGGAGGAAGAGAACTTTGCACTGGACAAAGAACTGAGCATGGAAGAGGAAGAAATGAAGGCCCTAGAGGATGAAAAGCTTGCACTGCTTGATCAGCTTGTTGTCTTGGAAGGTCTTGTCGAGCCATCCCAGCTGCAGTCTCAGCGTAGGCCGTGA